A DNA window from Hoplias malabaricus isolate fHopMal1 chromosome 5, fHopMal1.hap1, whole genome shotgun sequence contains the following coding sequences:
- the si:ch1073-335m2.2 gene encoding msx2-interacting protein isoform X2, which translates to MVRETRHLWVGNLPEHVREEKIVEHFKRYGRVESVKVLRKRGSEGGVAAFVDFVDIKSAQKAHNAVNKMGDRDLRTDYNEPGSVPSAVRGLDDGSPSSSHGREVSGFSRTTVGPVYGPTVSLHTREGRYERRLDGSSETRERAYEPSPYGHHDRSAAFERPRHYNSDYYRDRAVFATGVAPGAAVSAITGGFETPEAHFESRIRDPFALTSSARRDPYRDDRGRRVDRNYHHRRSRSSHSSQSRHPSPQRTPAQTPKAPHSPKRTAASPGRGPRSQSRSRSSSSDSVSSTSSTGSGSDSNSSSSEGSRARSVQSAATHVPPAPPALSLDCDEPRRSFGIRVQNLPVRSTDTSLKDGLFHEFKKYGKVTSVQIHGASEERYGLVFFRQQEDQEKALSVSKGKLFFGMLIEVTAWNGPETESENEFRPLDGRIDEFHPKATRTLFIGNLEKTTNYQQLLDVFQRFGEIVDIDIKRVNGVPQYAFVQYSDIASVCKAIKKMDGEYLGTNRLKLGFGKSMPTTCVWLDGLSSNITEQYLTRHFCRYGHVVKVVFDRMKGMALILYNNTDFAQAAVRETKGWKIGGNKIKVDFASQESQMAFYRSMQASGQDIRDFYEIPTERRDDRRPPYHEFSAERAYYENVRTPGIYAEDPRRDYPARSRERYTELDHYQADHYDPRYHEDPREYRDYRDPFEQDIRKYSYIQRERERERERFEADRGRWSPSHQRRPITPTASPSPSERVTREAERRVYRHSSERSGSCSSLSPPQPTFEKPEKSPVDYKTESLEREIELAETDRVSGAEKSKRGRRKEKTDREKGEKIKSRRGKVQSPSILRSEADREPSLESNSGKIKAEVDGTERQRHKAENEPSPLDPALRLEPQKGEKLEQVKSESLDKDSKGRSKKHLKSEPGNEVKEPTMDSDRLAARKRRFGDPSGKTIRQKRGRLEDEQNAGVGQPTDIGANSSFTKEAETDAKTLEKEAQKREFPKSKSERIPSHLSQREELDHTVRVESQISSVRQGEHSESNVELSDPKSLLGPSVPRQLSKDETPEKDKGREDYLDIDLSQSYRKQMEQNRRLQQQLQESDKPGKPESSQCVDTEDFEHRSLVHEVGKPPQDVTDNSPSCKSKKQEHFEMDATAKRERVYRTSRPKSEDSEWNNTHSPRFQHVPQHAEDEFTEVPLLPKEVKEQSKPEENAHTDLDLKRIHAAQVSKQSTPLLDEQQKRWENRLKHDLLPDFSRSSGKRRLNRKYLEYGLWPDLEPGEVRSDSEEDREHKPISPMPSTSMSFPERHRGDRFSESKLTISLERNKFYSFALDQTITPDTKALLERAKSLSSSREDNWSFLDSDSHFATFRSRKDTEKVESTPRPTPSWYMKKKKIRSESEDKIDDRKEDPKPEEQERRELFASRFLHSSIFEQDSRRLQHLERKHEDPELGAGYPGAQQGQGESQPDSEPVVLFHDRFLELTRLQQQKVKDKTEHESKKVEYVDGKHDEKSQDVEEVSQPHNTEPNIQRNEVKSISPVQAPQTSPAQTLNVNSVQETQILPTVLTAKEVSPQLETKNIQAPSPKQLDLSAKEEKLSEQLFASPSVPQEMIKDSNSPQNQETKPLVNEIKLSPTNNVESAQNRDVEQFPKSDAQATNIQVSCDPENETQTELSDLQNSPSPMIVDESDKLEKPEPLATETEPSVKDVDSKCVETVEEPLSPPLRSRNKKVKTSPTPAVAPLTTSSTPDKQSTRKSERIDREKLKRSSSPRGEPGKATSEKSSGKSPIHSPDPEQNVEQSVPPVRARRRNVRSVYATVVEGESAPQTGKDVESPRSARKRGSDKDSGQQQQPEQETVSAPATLRRGRPPKNRRQVDDLLAGKSDRAKITETKESDANETGSSEAVTKVGKGKHSPYLQKTASQATLVSGVGKKGDKLDKMSGDNTQKVESSELDADSQASTNQPDSDPSHGNESKEKNKPQTTVEAKQDKDKITPVDKGTGIQDKLDSNQEQATSDKSGKTKPTRLNRNSKLMAEDKSLGLKNLRIRLDVTEVKVRLQTGETESGHDDISKKSVVVASPKEHLLEPRFEKNVLDDADSKEDSVPVPTKVKDPHEELSRELELEQAVENIAKLTEEPTPLQFKSPSEADPPLSNLVEEPAHEPEVEKPANPASETELAAAIDSITSEDNLPQDPVMNSVMDSVPPIQTLVQDAKSDESNSATIREETSNTGTPRKGAKGRAKAQKRAKGQKASVNRKEVNKDTVADMESLPLKAIESIPELPTVTETSPPATAVVITPTSKQDMNLTVNVPDVPKATEVPLKEQPDLPKSSRPVANKSPIPIKPQPNPYECTSPSVSPTSICLKPSHLSRLPVSPADRVVQSKESTVLSPSVPPSAASDNPTLPPDSSHDINTSDLRKILTKQRSIPVPDICAMSGTMLARESDAKRSPHENRQSSLPAQPVVRTPASLPSPETKQVFSEKSVISVIASTATSVISRVCNPPESEDKSSIPIGNPFVDKQPPKQMYQPSIEDSSTYHGPTVGEEGGNAGRYIVESTSLSSGPTAGLRVNTSEGVVVLSHSGQKIEGRQRISAKISQIPPPSAVDIESQQLVSMPQIKQELYSASQPATPKASLPPSDHVHALKTQPIVPSIKQESGMDKLDAYVPVPSGVVKRLQQAPGPSQVIGFHPSEYGMVVKHPKKEGNEPICVDSVKPAWVSTISPAISPHLPSPAGNHVGFIPGTPTDRAPSHIQPKQEPRSPRKSGHPHSPFVPSPIGSSSPKAVSMVLPTGLPPMSQYVSSVHHSEQSVIMPPHSTHGNLGRMSPHRVGQTIPLGHLSQGEVRVNTPPLSMMNYGIHSEGIASNWPPGQQRPTSPQAVGNREMVLKVNPANTRGHEGGEEEARRFHQALGRPPATQLKPESIPAEYRGPIHSGLPLDRFNVSPRDMRMLMHHQQAERQPAELHQGHIAEAVPQTSTPTSIAASLSPRSHLLQKGISDKDSLKQSELKRTSSPTGKEGIIAIRSGVPSMASPQRVQLIPSGAVPGFPEYSGMYTNALRTVHSQFSDSASLGIAQPPRNTSQGVHEQDHSQAQGEVKVEHVGHQQVNMVQLLTKYPIVWQGLLALKNDTAAVQLHFVCGNKALGLRSLPVPCETGALLRIVQRMRLETPQLEGVARRMTGESDFCLLLAMPCGRDQDDVVNQTQALKSAFINYLKAKLAAGIINVPNPGSNQPAYVLQIFPPCEFSESHLSRLAPDLLSQISSISPHLMIVITSV; encoded by the exons ATGGTTCGGGAAACCAGACACCTTTGGGTGGGAAATTTACCCGAACACGTCCGGGAGGAGAAAATCGTCGAGCATTTTAAACG GTATGGCCGGGTGGAGAGTGTTAAGGTCCTCCGGAAGCGAGGTTCGGAGGGCGGCGTGGCAGCCTTTGTGGATTTTGTCGATATTAAAAGTGCACAGAAAGCTCACAATGCTGTCAATAAAATGGGGGACAGAGACCTTCGCACTGATTACAATGAACCGGGCTCGGTCCCCAGCGCGGTTCGCGGGCTGGACGACGGCTCGCCCTCTAGCAGTCATGGGAGGGAGGTTTCGGGGTTCTCAAGAACCACCGTGGGGCCAGTTTACGGACCCACAGTCTCTCTCCACACCAGAGAGGGGCGCTATGAACGCAGATTAGACGG CAGCTCAGAGACTCGTGAGCGAGCATACGAGCCCAGTCCATATGGACACCATGATCGCAGCGCTGCTTTCGAGCGGCCGCGACACTACAACTCGGACTATTATCGTGATCGTGCTGTCTTTGCCACTGGTGTTGCTCCTGGTGCTGCAGTTAGCGCCATCACCGGGGGCTTTGAAACTCCCGAAGCTCACTTTGAGTCTCGGATTCGTGACCCATTTGCCCTGACCAGCTCAGCACGCCGTGATCCTTACCGTGATGATAGGGGGCGCAGAGTTGACCGGAATTACCATCACCGTCGCAGCCGCtcttcacactcctcacagtcacgacACCCCTCACCACAGCGGACCCCTGCCCAGACCCCCAAAGCCCCTCACTCACCCAAACGGACTGCGGCCTCCCCGGGAAGAGGGCCACGGTCTCAGTCCCGGAGCCGATCATCCAGCTCTGACTCTGTCAGCAGCACAAGCAGCACAGGCAGTGGAAG TGACTCAAACAGCAGTTCTAGCGAGGGTTCACGAGCTCGTTCAGTTCAATCTGCAGCAACTCAtgttcctcctgctcctccggCATTGTCGCTGGATTGTGATGAACCTCGTAGGAGCTTTGGCATCAGGGTCCAGAACCTTCCTGTGCGATCGACAG ACACAAGTTTGAAGGATGGACTTTTCCATGAGTTTAAGAAATATGGGAAGGTGACATCTGTACAGATTCATGGTGCATCAGAGGAACGTTATGGCTTAGTCTTCTTTAGACAGCAAGAGGACCAGGAGAAAGCCCTTAGCGTGTCTAAAGGAAAGCTTTTCTTTGGAATGCTGATTGAGGTGACTGCTTGGAACGGCCCTG AGACAGAAAGTGAAAACGAATTCCGTCCCTTGGATGGACGGATTGATGAGTTTCACCCAAAGGCAACTAGAACGTTGTTCATTGGAAATCTGGAGAAGACTACAAACTACCAGCAGCTACTTGATGTGTTCCAGCGCTTTGGCGAGATAGTG GATATTGATATAAAACGGGTTAATGGAGTTCCTCAGTATGCCTTTGTGCAGTATTCTGACATTGCCAGCGTTTGTAAGGCCATCAAGAAAATGGATGGAGAATACTTGGGTACCAACAGACTTAAG CTTGGGTTTGGGAAGAGTATGCCAACAACCTGTGTGTGGTTAGATGGCCTGTCCTCTAACATCACAGAGCAGTACCTCACTCGACACTTCTGTCGCTACGGACATGTGGTCAAG GTTGTGTTTGACCGAATGAAGGGAATGGCTCTTATCTTGTACAACAACACAGATTTTGCACAAGCTGCTGTAAGAGAGACCAAGGGATGGAAGATTGGTGGCAACAAAATAAAG GTTGATTTTGCTAGTCAGGAAAGCCAAATGGCATTCTATCGCTCTATGCAGGCCTCGGGACAGGATATCCGTGACTTTTATGAAATCCCTACAGAAAGAAG AGATGATCGAAGACCTCCATATCACGAATTTTCCGCAGAGAGGGCATACTATGAAAATGTTCGAACACCAGGAATTTATGCTGAAGATCCTCGCAGAGACTACCCTGCTCGCAGTCGTGAACGTTACACAGAACTTGACCATTACCAAGCTGACCACTATGACCCGCGCTACCATGAAGACCCTCGTGAATACAGAGATTACCGCGATCCTTTTGAGCAAGACATCAGAAAGTACAGCTACATCCAGAGGGAACGTGAGCGAGAACGTGAACGTTTTGAGGCAGACCGTGGACGATGGAGTCCATCCCATCAGCGACGCCCTATAACCCCCACGGCTTCCCCGTCACCATCTGAGCGTGTTACAAGAGAAGCAGAGCGCCGTGTGTACAGGCACTCATCCGAGAGAAGTGGCAGCTGCAGCTCTTTATCACCACCACAACCCACATTTGAAAAGCCTGAAAAGTCTCCAGTGGATTACAAGACAGAGAGTctggagagagaaatagagctgGCAGAGACAGATCGTGTAAGTGGGGCAGAGAAAAGCAAGCGAGGTAGACGCAAggaaaaaacagacagagagaagggtGAGAAAATAAAGTCAAGAAGGGGAAAAGTGCAGTCTCCTAGCATTCTTCGATCTGAAGCAGACAGGGAGCCCAGTTTAGAGTCTAATTCTGGAAAAATTAAAGCTGAAGTGGATggcacagaaagacagagacataaAGCTGAAAACGAGCCCTCGCCTTTAGATCCTGCGTTACGCCTTGAGCCCCAAAAAGGTGAAAAACTTGAGCAAGTTAAAAgtgagtcattggataaagaCAGCAAAGGAAGATCAAAAAAGCATCTAAAATCTGAGCCTGGGAATGAAGTAAAGGAGCCCACCATGGATTCTGATAGGCTTGCAGCACGAAAAAGACGTTTTGGTGATCCTAGTGGCAAAACCATAAGGCAGAAGAGAGGACGTCTTGAAGATGAACAGAATGCTGGGGTTGGCCAACCTACAGACATTGGGGCAAATTCATCTTTCACAAAGGAGGCAGAAACTGATGCAAAAACATTAGAAAAAGAGGCACAGAAAAGGGAATTTCCTAAGTCTAAGTCTGAGAGGATACCTTCTCATTTGAGTCAAAGAGAAGAGTTGGATCACACTGTGAGAGTTGAATCTCAGATCTCCTCTGTACGCCAAGGAGAGCATTCTGAGTCTAACGTGGAGTTGTCAGACCCAAAATCTCTACTCGGACCTAGTGTACCTAGACAATTGTCCAAAGATGAAACCCCAGAAAAGGACAAGGGACGGGAAGATTATTTGGACATTGATCTTTCCCAGAGTTATCGCAAGCAAATGGAGCAAAACCGAAGACTTCAGCAGCAGCTCCAAGAGTCTGATAAACCAGGAAAACCAGAGTCTAGTCAGTGTGTGGACACAGAAGATTTTGAACACCGTAGCTTGGTGCATGAGGTAGGCAAGCCACCACAGGATGTCACAGATAACTCTCCATCTTGTAAGAGCAAGAAACAGGAGCATTTTGAAATGGATGCGACTGCTAAGAGAGAACGTGTTTACAGAACTTCCCGGCCAAAGAGTGAAGACTCGGAATGGAACAACACACATTCTCCAAGATTTCAACATGTCCCTCAACATGCAGAGGATGAATTTACCGAAGTGCCCCTTCTCCCTAAGGAAGTAAAAGAACAGTCTAAACCTGAGGAAAATGCTCACACAGACCTGGACCTTAAACGGATACATGCTGCCCAGGTGTCTAAGCAGAGCACACCTCTATTGGATGAGCAACAGAAGCGATGGGAAAATCGATTGAAGCATGACTTGTTACCTGACTTTTCAAGGAGCTCAGGAAAAAGACGATTAAATCGGAAATATTTGGAATATGGACTTTGGCCTGATTTGGAGCCTGGTGAGGTACGGTCAGATTCTGAAGAGGATAGAGAACATAAACCCATCTCTCCTATGCCGTCAACCTCAATGTCCTTCCCAGAAAGACATCGTGGAgacagattctctgaatctaaGCTAACCATCTCTCTGGAAAGGAATAAATTCTATTCCTTTGCACTTGACCAGACAATCACACCAGATACTAAAGCGTTGCTAGAACGTGCAAAATCCTTGTCCTCATCCAGAGAAGATAATTGGTCATTCCTGGATAGTGATTCCCATTTTGCTACTTTCAGAAGCAGAAAAGATACAGAAAAGGTAGAATCAACGCCACGACCAACACCTTCCTGGTacatgaagaaaaagaaaatacgAAGTGAGTCTGAGGATAAAATAGATGACCGAAAGGAAGATCCTAAGCCAGAAGAACAGGAGAGAAGGGAGCTCTTTGCATCTCGCTTTCTTCACAGTTCTATCTTTGAGCAAGACTCAAGACGCCTTCAGCATCTTGAGCGAAAACATGAAGATCCTGAACTTGGTGCAGGTTATCCAGGTGCCCAACAAGGACAAGGGGAGAGTCAGCCTGATTCGGAACCAGTGGTACTCTTCCATGATCGCTTTTTAGAGTTAACAAGGCTGCAGCAACAGAAGGTAAAAGACAAGACTGAACATGAATCTAAGAAAGTGGAGTATGTGGATGGAAAACATGATGAAAAATCTCAAGATGTTGAGGAAGTATCCCAACCACATAATACTGAACCTAACATACAGCGAAATGAAGTTAAATCAATTAGCCCTGTACAAGCTCCTCAGACAAGCCCTGCCCAAACGCTTAATGTTAACTCTGTTCAAGAAACTCAAATATTACCCACTGTGTTGACCGCTAAAGAAGTATCACCCCAACTGGAAACAAAAAACATCCAGGCTCCTTCGCCTAAGCAACTTGATCTATcagcaaaagaagaaaaactgtCTGAACAGCTATTTGCATCTCCTTCAGTGCCTCAAGAAATGATCAAAGACTCAAACAGCCCACAAAATCAAGAGACGAAGCCTTTAGTGAATGAGATAAAATTAAGTCCAACTAATAATGTGGAATCAGCCCAAAACAGAGATGTTGAGCAGTTCCCCAAGAGTGATGCACAAGCCACTAATATACAAGTGAGCTGTGACCCAGAAAATGAGACCCAAACTGAGCTTTCTGACCTACAGAATTCTCCATCCCCTATGATTGTAGATGAATCAGATAAGTTAGAAAAACCTGAGCCTTTAGCTACAGAAACTGAACCTTCAGTTAAAGACGTTGACTCAAAATGTGTTGAAACTGTTGAGGAACCACTCTCTCCTCCACTACGGTCAAGAAACAAGAAAGTCAAGACATCACCTACACCCGCAGTAGCGCCTTTGACTACATCAAGCACACCAGACAAGCAAAGTACACGAAAGAGTGAACGTATTGATCGCGAAAAGCTTAAGCGTTCATCTTCCCCAAGAGGAGAGCCAGGTAAAGCAACCTCAGAAAAGTCATCTGGTAAGTCTCCCATCCATAGCCCTGACCCAGAGCAAAACGTAGAGCAAAGTGTACCCCCTGTAAGGGCAAGGCGTAGGAATGTGCGTTCTGTTTATGCAACTGTAGTTGAGGGTGAATCTGCCCCACAAACTGGCAAGGATGTTGAATCACCACGTTCTGCACGTAAGCGTGGGTCAGACAAAGATAGTGGACAACAGCAGCAGCCTGAACAAGAAACTGTAAGTGCACCAGCAACTTTAAGACGAGGACGTCCACCTAAAAATCGACGCCAAGTAGATGATTTACTGGCTGGAAAAAGTGATCGGGCAAAAATAACTGAGACCAAAGAGAGTGATGCAAATGAAACTGGTAGCAGTGAAGCTGTCACTAAGGTGGGCAAGGGCAAACATTCCCCCTATTTACAGAAAACAGCAAGTCAGGCTACCCTTGTGTCTGGAGTTGGGAAAAAAGGAGACAAACTAGATAAAATGTCAGGGGATAACACTCAGAAGGTTGAATCCTCTGAGTTGGACGCTGACTCTCAAGCCAGCACTAACCAGCCTGATTCTGATCCTTCACATGGAAATGAGTCaaaggagaaaaacaaaccACAAACTACTGTAGAAGCAAAGCAAGATAAAGATAAAATTACACCAGTGGATAAAGGCACTGGAATCCAAGACAAACTAGATTCAAATCAAGAGCAAGCTACTTCGGATAAAAGTGGAAAGACGAAGCCAACTCGACTAAATCGCAATTCAAAGCTAATGGCTGAGGATAAATCTCTTGGTCTGAAAAATCTCAGAATCAGGCTTGATGTAACAGAAGTAAAAGTAAGGCTTCAGACAGGTGAGACGGAATCAGGCCATGATGATATTTCTAAAAAGAGTGTTGTAGTTGCATCCCCTAAAGAGCATCTTCTAGAACCTAGATTTGAGAAAAATGTCTTGGACGATGCTGATTCTAAAGAAGACTCTGTACCAGTTCCCACAAAAGTTAAAGACCCCCATGAGGAATTATCTCGTGAATTGGAACTTGAACAAGCTGTGGAGAACATTGCCAAACTTACAGAAGAGCCCACTCCACTTCAGTTTAAAAGCCCTTCAGAGGCTGATCCTCCTTTGTCTAACCTTGTTGAGGAACCTGCGCATGAACCAGAAGTTGAAAAGCCTGCGAATCCAGCTAGTGAAACTGAACTTGCTGCTGCTATAGATTCCATCACATCTGAAGACAATCTGCCGCAAGACCCAGTCATGAACTCTGTTATGGATTCAGTCCCTCCTATTCAGACGTTAGTCCAAGATGCTAAAAGTGATGAAAGCAATTCTGCTACCATTCGGGAGGAAACCTCTAACACAGGAACACCAAGGAAAGGAGCTAAAGGGAGAGCAAAAGCCCAGAAGAGAGCCAAAGGCCAAAAGGCCAGTGTTAACAGAAAGGAAGTTAATAAAGATACGGTAGCAGACATGGAGAGTCTCCCTCTGAAGGCAATAGAGTCCATACCCGAGTTACCAACTGTCACAGAAACGTCGCCACCAGCTACTGCTGTTGTTATTACTCCTACATCTAAGCAGGATATGAACTTAACAGTTAATGTTCCTGATGTTCCTAAAGCAACAGAGGTTCCTCTTAAGGAACAGCCTGACCTGCCTAAGTCATCTCGCCCAGTAGCTAACAAAAGCCCAATTCCCATCAAGCCTCAGCCCAATCCTTATGAATGTACATCCCCTTCTGTGTCTCCTACAAGTATTTGCCTCAAGCCTTCACATCTAAGCAGGCTTCCAGTTTCCCCAGCTGACAGAGTAGTTCAATCTAAAGAATCTACAGTGCTCTCTCCTTCAGTTCCACCTTCAGCTGCATCAGATAACCCAACATTACCCCCTGATTCTTCTCATGATATAAACACCAGTGATCTGCGTAAAATTCTTACAAAGCAGAGAAGTATTCCTGTACCAGATATTTGTGCTATGTCTGGGACCATGCTTGCAAGGGAGAGTGATGCAAAGAGGTCGCCACACGAAAATAGACAGTCTTCTCTTCCTGCCCAACCTGTAGTTCGAACACCAGCCTCCCTACCATCACCAGAGACAAAGCAAGTCTTTAGTGAGAAATCTGTGATTTCTGTCATTGCCTCCACTGCTACCTCTGTCATCAGCCGAGTTTGTAATCCTCCTGAATCTGAGGACAAATCCAGCATTCCTATTGGAAATCCATTTGTGGACAAACAGCCTCCTAAGCAGATGTATCAGCCTAGCATTGAAGACAGTAGCACGTACCATGGCCCGACAGTTGGAGAGGAGGGTGGAAATGCAGGGCGGTATATAGTAGAGAGCACCTCTCTCAGTTCAGGCCCTACGGCAGGCCTCAGAGTGAATACCTCTGAGGGAGTGGTAGTACTGAGTCACTCTGGGCAAAAAATTGAGGGGCGACAGCGAATCAGTGCTAAAATCAGCCAGATCCCACCACCCAGTGCTGTGGACATAGAATCCCAGCAGTTGGTGTCTATGCCCCAGATCAAGCAAGAACTTTATAGTGCCTCTCAGCCAGCTACACCGAAAGCTTCCTTACCTCCATCAGATCATGTGCATGCCCTGAAAACACAGCCAATTGTCCCATCTATTAAGCAGGAGTCTGGAATGGACAAATTGGATGCATATGTTCCAGTTCCAAGTGGGGTTGTCAAAAGGTTACAGCAGGCACCTGGGCCTTCGCAAGTAATTGGTTTCCATCCCTCAGAGTATGGCATGGTGGTAAAGCATCCCAAAAAAGAAGGAAATGAACCCATCTGTGTGGATAGTGTGAAACCAGCCTGGGTGTCCACTATAAGCCCTGCCATAAGTCCTCATCTTCCTTCACCAGCTGGAAATCATGTTGGGTTTATACCAGGCACACCTACAGATAGGGCTCCTTCACATATTCAGCCCAAACAAGAACCACGTTCCCCACGTAAATCTGGTCATCCCCATTCTCCTTTTGTGCCATCGCCCATTGGCTCTTCATCACCCAAAGCTGTGTCCATGGTGTTGCCCACTGGCTTGCCCCCAATGTCTCAGTATGTTTCAAGTGTACATCACTCTGAACAATCAGTGATCATGCCCCCTCATAGTACACATGGCAACCTTGGACGAATGTCACCTCACCGTGTAGGTCAGACCATTCCCCTTGGTCACCTTTCTCAGGGAGAGGTGAGAGTTAATACCCCCCCTCTTTCAATGATGAACTATGGAATTCACTCTGAGGGCATTGCTTCAAACTGGCCCCCTGGTCAACAGCGCCCTACGTCTCCCCAGGCTGTGGGGAACAGAGAGATGGTCCTCAAAGTTAACCCAGCCAATACAAGAGGTCACGAAGGAGGTGAGGAGGAAGCAAGACGCTTTCACCAAGCACTTGGAAGACCACCTGCGACTCAGTTAAAACCAGAGTCAATCCCAGCAGAATACCGTGGGCCAATTCACAGTGGACTGCCTCTAGACAGATTCAACGTATCCCCAAGAGACATGCGAATGCTTATGCATCATCAGCAGGCTGAACGCCAACCTGCAGAGCTTCACCAGGGACACATTGCTGAAGCTGTCCCTCAGACTTCAACTCCCACCAGCATtgcagcttctctctctccacgGTCCCATCTGTTACAAAAGGGCATATCTGACAAGGACTCTTTGAAGCAATCTGAATTAAAGAGAACATCATCACCCACTGGAAAGGAGGGAATAATAGCTATTCGAAGTGGAGTGCCTTCCATGGCTTCTCCTCAGCGAGTGCAGCTGATTCCCTCTGGGGCTGTGCCAGGCTTTCCTGAGTATTCAGGCATGTACACAAATGCACTGCGCACTGTCCACTCCCAGTTTTCTGATAGTGCATCTTTGGGGATTGCCCAACCACCACGTAACACCTCACAG GGTGTTCACGAACAAGACCACAGCCAGGCACAGGGTGAAGTTAAAGTGGAGCATGTTGGACACCAGCAAGTCAACATGGTGCAGCTTCTGACA AAATACCCAATTGTGTGGCAAGGCCTGCTTGCCTTGAAGAATGACACAGCTGCTGTCCAGTTGCATTTTGTTTGTGGAAACAAGGCTCTTGGCTTGCGTTCACTTCCGGTGCCCTGTGAGACTGGTGCTCTCCTTCGAATTGTCCAGAGGATGAGGTTAGAGACACCACAGCTTGAGGGAGTGGCTCGCAGAATGACG GGTGAGAGTGACTTCTGCCTCTTGCTGGCTATGCCCTGTGGTCGAGATCAGGATGATGTTGTGAACCAGACTCAAGCCCTCAAATCAGCTTTCATCAACTACCTGAAGGCCAAGCTGGCTGCAGGCATCATAAATGTGCCCAATCCTGGATCCAATCAG CCTGCCTACGTGTTGCAGATATTTCCTCCATGTGAGTTTTCAGAGAGTCATCTTTCTCGACTTGCTCCTGACCTTCTCAGCCAAATCTCCAGCATCTCTCCTCATCTAATGATTGTAATCACCTCCGTGTGA